A single region of the Oenococcus kitaharae DSM 17330 genome encodes:
- a CDS encoding Xaa-Pro dipeptidyl-peptidase, with protein MTEQFRYNAFSDYSSFNPAEELKKIHMIDDQFVKQSFSVNLKHFFDHLFPNCQSKQSLIEAQANILIVDTVPLDQLWQNTLTELPAEQFYAAICQILDFNAGLDFELTASRDFLTKSGQKILSDETVDTANLVQFMFNALNLRSANGLSLIDNLVNDGYLRKAWPQDLPLPLFFAGKTLAVVPKSDLISEAVYVDSQLDGDHDGKNDLIQLVLTRPKQSGPDLKVPIILTASPYYYGTNDMAEDVHNPDGDLAVKDNFDFADQPIADDQVLLPALTADQQSQSAAFQQTLKSGAASFPLNDFFLARGYAVAYYAGPGTRGSDGLRSSGGPDETIACCAAIEYLSGHRLAFTDKTASHSLHADWSNGSVAMTGRSYLGTLATACATRNPAGLKTIISESAISSWYDYYRENGLVVAPGGFQGEDADVLALDTFSRWFDAAEMAKSKQIFQDSLAEMKVEEDRTTGNYTAFWDKRNYLKDAGNIKIDCLYTHGLNDWNVKPINVFNILKSLKGTGDAAAKVILHQGRHISPHDIRSLDYLDICNLWLSHELYGQDNQVEKSLPDVMVEDNLDPEIWHSQQDWAKSERHQSTVLAALSSAKTAGYDDDLGQIYRENYHDYTSYEKDFYAGDARFAKSTAVFDLPSFGEATINGRVQVDLRIQTDRTVGLVTAALVELDAKEHASQTTKAILNRGFQLSLGDRQVPLRDFFKQSVKAHLIANGHLNLQNLKGPGKINQLKPDQYVQAVFYLQPTIYRLTDQTKLRLYIFGSDMQYTLHPRTVQHYQLDLEKSRVILPLNS; from the coding sequence TTGACTGAGCAATTTCGATATAACGCGTTTAGCGATTATTCATCTTTTAATCCGGCCGAGGAGCTTAAAAAGATTCATATGATTGACGACCAATTTGTCAAACAGTCGTTTTCGGTCAATCTGAAGCATTTTTTTGACCATCTGTTTCCTAATTGCCAGTCAAAACAGAGCTTGATAGAAGCCCAGGCCAATATCTTGATCGTCGATACTGTGCCGCTGGACCAATTATGGCAAAATACGCTGACCGAACTCCCTGCTGAACAATTCTATGCGGCTATTTGCCAAATACTGGATTTTAATGCCGGGCTTGATTTTGAATTGACAGCCAGCAGAGACTTTTTAACAAAGAGCGGTCAGAAAATTCTGTCTGATGAGACAGTCGATACAGCTAATTTGGTGCAGTTTATGTTCAATGCTTTGAATTTGCGTTCAGCAAACGGTTTAAGCCTGATTGACAACCTGGTCAATGACGGTTATTTGCGAAAAGCTTGGCCGCAGGATCTGCCTTTGCCTTTGTTTTTCGCCGGTAAAACACTGGCCGTTGTCCCAAAATCTGATTTGATTAGTGAAGCTGTTTATGTTGATTCCCAATTAGATGGCGACCATGACGGCAAAAATGATTTAATTCAGTTGGTTTTGACGCGGCCCAAACAGTCCGGTCCCGATTTAAAGGTACCGATTATTTTAACGGCCAGTCCCTATTATTACGGCACGAACGATATGGCCGAGGATGTTCATAACCCGGATGGTGACTTAGCAGTTAAAGACAATTTTGATTTTGCTGATCAACCAATTGCTGACGACCAAGTGCTTTTACCAGCCTTGACCGCTGATCAACAAAGCCAGTCAGCTGCTTTTCAACAGACTTTGAAAAGTGGCGCTGCCTCTTTTCCATTGAATGATTTTTTTTTGGCCCGCGGTTATGCGGTGGCTTATTATGCCGGCCCTGGCACACGCGGGTCAGACGGCCTGCGTTCTTCCGGCGGGCCCGATGAGACGATTGCTTGTTGTGCAGCCATCGAGTATTTAAGTGGACACCGTCTAGCTTTTACAGATAAAACAGCTAGCCATAGTCTCCATGCCGACTGGTCTAATGGTTCGGTAGCCATGACTGGCCGCAGCTATCTTGGAACTTTGGCAACAGCTTGTGCGACACGCAATCCAGCTGGGCTGAAGACCATTATCTCCGAATCCGCTATCTCTTCTTGGTATGACTACTACCGTGAGAACGGTCTGGTGGTCGCACCTGGCGGTTTTCAGGGCGAAGACGCTGATGTTTTAGCATTAGACACATTTTCGCGCTGGTTTGATGCTGCTGAAATGGCAAAAAGCAAGCAGATTTTTCAGGACAGCTTAGCAGAAATGAAGGTTGAAGAAGACCGTACAACGGGTAATTACACAGCTTTTTGGGACAAGCGCAATTATCTAAAAGACGCAGGCAACATTAAAATTGATTGTTTATATACTCATGGATTGAACGATTGGAATGTTAAACCGATCAATGTTTTCAATATCCTAAAAAGTCTGAAAGGAACAGGAGACGCAGCAGCTAAAGTGATTCTTCACCAGGGCCGGCACATCAGCCCGCATGATATTCGTTCTTTGGATTACCTAGATATCTGTAATCTATGGCTCAGCCATGAGCTTTATGGCCAAGATAATCAGGTTGAAAAAAGCTTGCCGGATGTCATGGTAGAAGATAATCTGGATCCGGAAATTTGGCACAGCCAGCAGGATTGGGCTAAAAGTGAACGCCATCAATCTACTGTTTTGGCTGCATTGTCGAGTGCCAAGACAGCTGGCTATGATGATGATCTGGGCCAGATTTATCGGGAAAACTATCACGATTACACAAGCTACGAAAAAGATTTTTATGCAGGTGATGCGCGTTTTGCCAAATCTACTGCTGTTTTTGATCTGCCATCATTTGGCGAGGCAACGATTAATGGCCGCGTGCAGGTTGATTTGCGCATTCAGACAGATCGGACCGTTGGCCTGGTCACAGCAGCTTTAGTCGAATTAGATGCTAAAGAACATGCTAGCCAAACAACTAAGGCAATCTTAAACCGTGGTTTTCAATTGAGCCTTGGCGACAGGCAAGTCCCTTTGCGTGATTTCTTCAAGCAATCAGTGAAGGCTCACTTGATCGCAAACGGTCATCTGAATCTGCAGAATCTGAAAGGGCCTGGGAAAATCAACCAACTAAAGCCCGATCAATATGTCCAGGCCGTTTTCTATTTGCAGCCGACCATTTATCGTCTGACTGACCAAACCAAGCTGCGTTTATATATTTTTGGCAGCGATATGCAATACACGCTTCACCCCAGGACAGTTCAGCACTATCAGCTTGATTTGGAAAAAAGTCGTGTGATTCTGCCCTTGAATTCGTAG
- a CDS encoding class I SAM-dependent methyltransferase: MTDKNEQYFTAEPSSQHDYQEISFDFSGKTLFFKTDAGVFSKNRIDYGTRVLLDCVADHYSEIRSGSILDLGCGYGVVGVALKSLDPRRELTMTDVNLRSLALSKENLQRNQLDAEVLQSNIYDGLNGEFAAIVVNPPIRAGKQVVTKMLTEAREHLPSGGMIFAVLQKKQGAPSAEKNLMAAFGNVEILKRDKGYYVLRSTKQ; this comes from the coding sequence ATGACAGATAAAAACGAACAATATTTTACAGCTGAACCTAGTTCCCAACATGATTATCAGGAAATTTCCTTTGATTTCTCAGGCAAGACCCTTTTTTTCAAAACAGATGCCGGTGTTTTTTCGAAAAATCGCATTGATTACGGTACGCGGGTACTGTTGGATTGTGTAGCCGATCATTATTCGGAAATACGATCGGGGTCTATCTTAGATTTGGGCTGCGGTTACGGCGTTGTTGGTGTTGCGCTGAAATCGCTGGATCCAAGGCGCGAGTTGACCATGACAGATGTCAATCTGCGTTCTTTGGCGCTGTCTAAAGAAAATTTGCAGCGGAACCAGTTGGATGCTGAAGTGCTGCAATCAAATATTTATGATGGCCTGAATGGCGAGTTTGCAGCCATCGTCGTCAATCCGCCTATTCGTGCCGGCAAACAAGTCGTCACGAAAATGCTGACAGAGGCTAGGGAACATTTGCCTTCCGGCGGTATGATTTTTGCTGTTTTGCAAAAAAAGCAGGGTGCACCTTCAGCTGAAAAAAATTTGATGGCCGCCTTTGGCAATGTTGAAATCTTAAAACGCGATAAGGGATACTATGTCTTACGATCAACCAAGCAATGA
- the rplL gene encoding 50S ribosomal protein L7/L12, translating to MAFDKDAIIASLKEASILDLADLVKAIEDEFGVSAAAPVAAGAGAGEEAAAKDSFDVELTEPGQAKIGVIKAVRDATGLGLKESKDLVDGAPSVIKSALSESDANDLKAKLEAAGATVTLK from the coding sequence ATGGCATTTGATAAAGATGCAATTATCGCTTCTTTGAAAGAAGCTTCAATCCTCGATTTGGCCGACTTAGTTAAGGCTATCGAAGATGAATTTGGTGTTTCAGCTGCTGCTCCAGTTGCAGCTGGTGCAGGTGCTGGCGAAGAAGCCGCAGCTAAGGATTCGTTTGACGTTGAATTAACTGAACCTGGCCAAGCTAAGATTGGTGTTATCAAGGCTGTTCGTGATGCTACTGGCCTTGGTTTGAAAGAGTCTAAAGACTTAGTTGATGGTGCACCATCAGTTATCAAGTCAGCATTGAGCGAAAGCGATGCTAACGACTTGAAAGCTAAGTTGGAAGCTGCTGGCGCAACTGTTACTCTTAAGTAA
- a CDS encoding cation-translocating P-type ATPase, with amino-acid sequence MDDEQLARTELDELYRKFSSSSQGLSTAQAASQLKLSGPNIISKARGESQLKAFFKSFSSMMAVLLWVSGVIAIFAGMSELGVAIWTVNVINGLFSFWQEFAAKKATDSLMKLLPTYAHVYRDGKLQQIDATQLVPGDIFSVQAGNSVSADARIIESDELEVDESALTGESLLVSKSSAFAKGAGKFAYSNLVYAGTTVASGSGLAIALATGMKTEFGQIARLTQSTKQVDSPLHLELNRLTRQLSIIAVSIGILFFLAAVFFVKNPIAKSFIFALGMIVAFIPEGLLPTVTLSLAQAVQRMARKNALVKNLNSVETLGETTVIATDKTGTLTQNQMTINHVWTKESEYEVTGEGYVKNGQIREKNKPIHLGRHPALKQLITIASLDNDTEVQPAKSLKDRPKIIGTPTEASLVILAQKSGIDLADLKQALPRIHELTFDSRRQRMSTIHQASDGKRLILTKGALDFVLAVTDRILDHGVERAITDDDKTEILAANRRYAGDGLRSLAFAYRSFEDDSDPKTYHVSNCEQHLIFVGLAAMSDPPRPEIYEAIRKAHAAGIKIIMVTGDSELTAKSIATRIGLVSESARVVTGAELSKMTTDQLKDALAGEIIFARVAPEQKYQIVTALQSMGHIVASTGDGVNDAPALKKANIGVAMGVTGTDVAKDAADMILTDDNFASIVAAIEEGRVVYADIQKFLLYILNSNLPEAVPSVLFLLSGGTIPLSLTVMQILTVDLGTDMLPALGLGAEKIEAGVMDQPPRDRHAHLLTKNLLLKAFAWYGLWGSIISTAAYFFANWTFGWPGQALVSSGGDYRKATTMTLAGIVFFQIAAALNARTQRTSVFKIGVFSNYHIDFGILFEILLLLLLMYVPFLQNLFQTGPLNSNEWLLLACIPVPMVLLEEARKALVRKYRHAS; translated from the coding sequence ATGGACGATGAGCAATTAGCCCGGACTGAATTAGATGAGCTTTACCGCAAATTTTCTTCAAGCAGCCAAGGGTTGTCGACTGCACAGGCAGCTTCGCAGTTAAAATTATCCGGTCCGAATATTATCAGCAAAGCTCGCGGCGAGTCTCAATTGAAGGCTTTTTTTAAATCATTTTCAAGCATGATGGCTGTTTTGCTTTGGGTGTCTGGCGTGATTGCAATCTTTGCCGGCATGAGCGAACTGGGCGTCGCGATCTGGACTGTCAATGTGATTAACGGCCTCTTCTCTTTTTGGCAGGAGTTTGCTGCAAAAAAAGCGACCGATTCTTTGATGAAACTGCTGCCAACGTATGCACATGTTTATCGGGATGGCAAACTGCAGCAGATTGATGCCACACAGCTGGTTCCTGGCGATATTTTTTCGGTTCAGGCCGGCAATTCTGTTTCTGCTGATGCACGGATCATTGAATCAGACGAACTGGAGGTTGATGAATCAGCCTTAACTGGCGAATCCCTGCTTGTCAGCAAATCTTCTGCCTTTGCAAAGGGAGCCGGTAAATTTGCATATAGTAATCTGGTTTATGCTGGTACGACTGTTGCCAGCGGCAGCGGGCTGGCAATTGCTTTAGCGACCGGTATGAAGACGGAGTTTGGCCAGATTGCCCGTTTGACCCAATCAACTAAACAAGTCGATTCACCGCTTCATTTGGAACTCAATCGCCTGACTCGACAATTATCAATTATTGCGGTCTCAATTGGGATCCTGTTTTTTCTTGCCGCTGTTTTCTTTGTGAAAAATCCAATCGCTAAATCCTTCATTTTTGCTCTAGGCATGATCGTCGCATTTATTCCGGAAGGGCTTTTGCCGACTGTGACCTTGTCTTTAGCACAAGCCGTCCAACGTATGGCACGCAAAAATGCGTTGGTTAAAAATCTCAATTCTGTCGAGACTTTAGGCGAAACGACTGTGATTGCCACCGATAAGACGGGTACGCTGACGCAGAACCAAATGACGATTAACCATGTTTGGACTAAAGAATCCGAGTATGAGGTAACTGGCGAAGGCTATGTGAAAAACGGCCAGATTCGCGAAAAAAACAAACCAATTCATTTAGGCAGGCATCCGGCCCTAAAACAATTGATCACGATTGCCAGCCTCGATAACGATACCGAGGTTCAACCGGCCAAATCTCTAAAAGACCGCCCGAAAATCATTGGCACACCGACTGAGGCGTCTCTGGTTATCCTGGCGCAAAAATCAGGTATCGATTTAGCCGATTTGAAACAAGCTTTGCCGCGAATTCATGAACTGACCTTTGATTCCAGACGCCAGCGCATGTCGACTATTCATCAAGCGAGTGATGGCAAACGCCTTATTTTGACCAAAGGCGCTTTAGATTTTGTGTTGGCAGTGACGGACCGCATTTTGGATCACGGTGTTGAGCGTGCTATCACTGATGATGACAAGACCGAAATTCTCGCAGCAAACCGGCGTTATGCTGGTGATGGCCTACGTTCTCTGGCTTTTGCCTACCGTAGTTTTGAAGACGATAGCGATCCTAAGACTTATCATGTCAGCAATTGCGAGCAGCATCTGATCTTTGTTGGCCTGGCCGCTATGTCCGACCCGCCGCGACCGGAAATATATGAAGCCATCCGCAAGGCACATGCAGCCGGTATCAAAATCATCATGGTGACTGGTGATTCTGAATTAACCGCCAAATCGATCGCAACAAGGATTGGCCTTGTCTCTGAATCAGCTCGTGTTGTGACAGGCGCAGAACTTTCCAAAATGACGACCGATCAGCTCAAGGATGCACTGGCGGGCGAGATTATTTTCGCTCGAGTAGCCCCGGAACAAAAATATCAAATTGTCACAGCTCTGCAGTCGATGGGTCATATCGTGGCATCCACAGGAGACGGTGTCAATGATGCACCGGCCTTAAAAAAAGCCAATATTGGTGTGGCAATGGGTGTAACAGGCACCGATGTGGCCAAGGATGCCGCCGATATGATTCTGACAGACGATAATTTTGCGTCCATCGTGGCTGCCATCGAAGAAGGACGAGTTGTTTACGCAGATATCCAAAAGTTTTTGTTGTATATTTTAAATTCCAATTTGCCGGAAGCTGTTCCATCCGTGCTGTTTTTGCTCTCGGGAGGGACGATTCCGCTCTCTTTGACTGTTATGCAGATTTTAACGGTTGATTTAGGAACTGATATGCTGCCAGCCTTGGGACTGGGTGCTGAAAAAATAGAAGCTGGCGTGATGGATCAGCCTCCGCGCGATCGGCATGCTCATTTGTTGACGAAAAATCTTTTGCTAAAGGCATTTGCCTGGTATGGACTTTGGGGCTCAATCATCTCAACGGCTGCTTATTTCTTCGCCAACTGGACTTTTGGCTGGCCAGGTCAAGCCTTAGTATCGTCGGGAGGCGATTATCGAAAAGCCACCACAATGACGCTGGCTGGGATCGTTTTCTTCCAAATTGCTGCAGCATTGAATGCCAGAACACAGCGAACGTCAGTCTTTAAAATCGGCGTTTTCTCAAATTATCACATTGATTTTGGGATTTTATTTGAAATCCTGCTGCTGCTGTTGTTGATGTATGTGCCTTTCTTACAGAACCTGTTTCAGACTGGTCCGCTAAACAGCAATGAATGGCTGCTGTTAGCATGTATCCCGGTTCCAATGGTTCTGTTAGAAGAAGCTCGCAAGGCTTTGGTGAGAAAGTACCGGCACGCAAGCTGA
- a CDS encoding nucleoside deaminase, translating into MSYDQPSNEYFMQQALNEAKQAFLEGEVPIGAVLVKDGQLLVSDHNRKEQLGSATAHAEKLVIERANKLVGNWRLTGCQLFVTIEPCVMCCGAIIQSRLPELFYGAKDPKFGAVASLYHVLEDSRANHFVSVQGGLMADEAASLMQDFFRKLREN; encoded by the coding sequence ATGTCTTACGATCAACCAAGCAATGAATATTTCATGCAGCAGGCTTTAAACGAAGCCAAACAGGCTTTTTTGGAAGGCGAGGTACCAATCGGTGCAGTCCTAGTTAAGGATGGCCAACTGCTTGTTTCTGATCATAATCGCAAAGAACAGTTAGGCAGTGCGACGGCTCATGCAGAAAAGCTCGTGATTGAGCGTGCAAATAAGCTGGTTGGTAATTGGCGGTTGACCGGCTGTCAGCTGTTTGTCACGATTGAACCTTGTGTGATGTGTTGCGGTGCCATTATTCAAAGCCGTTTGCCGGAACTTTTTTACGGCGCCAAAGACCCTAAATTTGGTGCCGTGGCGTCTTTATATCATGTCTTAGAGGATAGCCGAGCTAATCATTTTGTTAGTGTCCAAGGCGGTCTGATGGCTGATGAGGCGGCTTCTTTAATGCAGGATTTTTTTAGAAAACTTCGTGAAAACTGA